The window GCAGATGGTAGCCGCGCCCGCGTGTTCGAGCCTGTTCGGTTCCGCTCGGGTATCAATCCGAGAATGAGTTGTGACAGTCATCAGGCAGGATGACCTCCCGTGATCGACTATCAGTACCAGCAACAGCACCCGAACCAGCAGCCGAATCAGCCCCCACAGTCCCCGCCCCACCCGTACGCTCCCCACCCCCAGCAGCAGTACCCGCACCCGCACTACCAGCAGCCCCCGCACCCCTACGCGTACCCGCCTCAGCACCCGAACCCGTACCCGACCCCGCAGCCCGAGGTCCCCGAGGCGATCGGGGACGAGCGCCGCATGCTCGCTGCGGCGATCGACGGCACCATCACGGTCGTCGGCGGCCTCGGTCTCGCCCTGCAGCTCGCGGACGACAAGAGCGTCGGCATCTTCTGGGCCTACGTGGCCGGGTGCGTGTTCGGGGTGTCCTTCGTCCACCACGTGCTGGGGGCCGTGCTGTTCCGGACGACGGTGGGCAAGTTCCTGCTGGTGTCCCGTGTGGTGCGCGACGCCGACGCCGGGCGGCCGCGATTCTGGCAGGCCGTGGGCCGCTGGCTCCTGGGCCTGACCTGGCTCCCGATGCAGCCGGTGCGGAGCCTGATCGGCGCGGAGGGCGACCCGTACGAGGACGCCTGCGGCCTGCGCTACGTACGCAGCAGGGACCTGCGCTGATCAAGGCCCCGGGCACCGCGCGGGACCGGGCGGCGACGGCCAGTCGTCCTGGTCGTCCTAGTTGTCCTAGTCGTCGTGGTCATCGCGGTCGTCGCGGTCGTCGCGGTCCTCGTCGGGCGTGTCGACGGTGTTGGCCGTGACCTTGCCGGACGTGGCGTCGACGGTGACGTCGTGCTCG is drawn from Streptomyces roseifaciens and contains these coding sequences:
- a CDS encoding RDD family protein, whose protein sequence is MIDYQYQQQHPNQQPNQPPQSPPHPYAPHPQQQYPHPHYQQPPHPYAYPPQHPNPYPTPQPEVPEAIGDERRMLAAAIDGTITVVGGLGLALQLADDKSVGIFWAYVAGCVFGVSFVHHVLGAVLFRTTVGKFLLVSRVVRDADAGRPRFWQAVGRWLLGLTWLPMQPVRSLIGAEGDPYEDACGLRYVRSRDLR